ACCATATGCGAATCCAATCACCTGCAAAGACAATGCAAAGTATGACAGTGAGCAGTTAGCTGAATATGGGGCGAAAAGCACAATGCCATTCTAGTGGGATGTTTTAAATGAATAGTTTCCAAATGTTAGGGATAGTTACCGCTGAGACGAGTATTATTCCTTGGAAAATCTGTTCAGCCAGCTTCTGGCCTTTATAATCCTGTGACAGACAGTGACCGGGGAAAATATAATTAAAGCACATAAATGACAGCAAGTCAATACAGTAGTAAGTAACGTTAGTGACTACATGCAAGATAAATAAAGAAAGTTGGCCTGACAGCTGTGTTTTCACTGACAATCACAGCACGGGAAGTAGACCAATATAAAGACTACACTGGATAAAAGTACAACAAGCAACATTATTACAATATGGTCCAGTTTCGCAGACATGGAGCGCCTTAACATCAGCCAATAAATAACAACCTCTGCAAGTAATGATGCCGAAAGTAGCTTGATGTTGCATTATTAAATGTCACCGATGCAAAGCAGGCGTCGGCTGTAGGAGCTAGCTATGGATGAAATACCAGAGAAACCAAACTAACCATTGATAAGGTAAGTTAAAGTAGCATTAacggtaacgttagctagatatgaaagaaatgaaacagACGGAAAAGCATGTTAGCTAGCATAGCTAGCTCACTGAGATAACCAGTAAAAGAGCatttaaaccaaacaaatatTCTTGATACATTAAATGAATAATGTCTTACCATATGCGTTGGAATGGTGTTGAATATAGACAACATCTTTCTATTTTAGGTAAACAAATGAGCGGAATATGGTCCAAACCGAAGTATGTTTGACTTCCGGTTTCAAAATGCTACGTAGTGCTGTGGAGGACCCGTACGGCAGCTCCCGAGCGTCATAACTTCACTGATGTGTGCAGGTTCACAGAGCTACGGAGTATACGGATTGGCTGAAGTGCTATATATTATGTCTATTGAACTGACTCGATGGTTTGCAGTTAGTCGAAATGGGAATTACATGCTTGAAATGTCCGCCAGTCAAAATACATCGCGTATTACCTTTTATCTATGCAGTTTCTGGCTTGTATTTCCCACaattaaaacatattaaatTTGATGCGATGTAATACATAATCTGATGATCTGCATACTGAAAACGACTGGATAATCTAATTTTAGAATCAGGCAAACACATAGGCATCTATTACTACGAGCATTCCAGGTAATGGATAAACTTGTTGATGTTGAGTTGGCACTTTGGCTTGAACGTAAATGAGTTTTGTAGACTGTATGGTTTGTTCTTGCAACTGACTGTACGTGCATTGCGGAAAGTATAAATtaacatgtgcatgcacagttAAAAGCCAGTAGTTTGCAGACAgccttgtgtgtttatgcaatCGCCACGCAGCGGTGCAGCAGCATTTCGACTTCACATCACTCTTTATTAGCCAGCTAGCCAGTATCTCGTGCCTTACACATCTTTCAAATTTGTGCCtgctttgtatttattttgttattcagCAGACCTGCTGGAGGGACGAATGAGGGCGTTATCATGACATTGAGGAGAGGTGAGTCAATTTGGATAAACTAGTTGCTTTTTGATCCATGGGACTTGCAACTATGAAACATCTGTCTAGTCTAGATACACTAGGCAATATTTTGTGCAGTGTATGTGGGCAACACCAGTAGCAAGAGGTAACAAGTGGAAATAGGGGAACAAAACTGAAGCGAGTCATCGGGCAATATAGCTGCACATTTATCATCAGTTATTATCTTTTCGCCTGTCACAGTCCCCAGATCGTTGCCCTGTATCTCCATATGTGTTCTTCATTGTCTCTTTCAGTAAACGTGGTCATTCTGGTGCTGCTGGCTGTGGCCTTCCTCATCATAGTTCAACGAAATCTCCTAAACCTCAATGACTTTttacagagagaaaacccagGTATGTTAATCTTGGTGTGTGACCCCAGCTGTCAGTTGTTTGCACCTAGATAGATGTGAAGTTGACACATTGTTGGGCACATGTGGTGTGTTATTGTGCACATCAGACAGGAAAAATGAACAGATTAAGTGCATTAAAATGAAACCACCAGCTTTAACATATAGAAGCGCGTGAGGTCCTAAAGAACATGTGTTTCCAGATGCAGTGCCGGGTGTGATTCTTCCCTTCGAGGCCGAGTTGTCTCCAGACCTCAGACTGGAGTCGGCGAGGACGGGGGAGGAAATCCCTGTGGTCATCACTGCTGCTGAGGAGAGGCTGGGCGCTGTGGTGGCTGCCATGAACAGCGTCTACCAGAATAGCAAAGCCAATGTCGTCTTCAACATAGTGACTCTGAATGACACAGTGGATCATCTGAAGTAAGACAGTAAATGGAAAACCTGTAATGCTACAGTCACACAATTGCATTGCCTCGGGTGCATTGATGTTATTCCCTTTGCACAAGATACTGTCCACAGGAATGTGTCTAGAtagcacacaaacaaagaagagtttgtgaaattgtcaGCCGTAATTGCTTCATCTAATGTAACTTCTTCCCCTTTTTCGATCAACAGTGTGTGGCTGAGTAAGACGAGGCTAAACAATGTTAAATATAAGATAATTGTTTTCAAGCCTGAGACCGTCAGTGGGAAGATGTCCAAAGATCCCAAGAGGCTGGAGACTGTAAAACCGGTGGGACAACATATTGTACACTAGCTCAGAATAAATATTAACACATACTCTTTACCTACTGCTGTGTCTGACAACTTCTTTCAAatggtttgtttttcagttgacTTTTGCTAGGTTCTATTTGCCTGCGTACATACCTGATGCAGAGAAAGCCATCTATTtggatgatgatgtcattgtACAAGGTAAGACACCATGAAAGAAGTGTTTCTTTGGCTATGGACCCAATaaagattcagtgtttttaacCGCTCACGTTCACTCAGAAAATATTGTTTCCCATGCACCATTTCTCTCTTTAACTTTAAAGTAGTAAGAGAAAATGTCCAGTCTCTAAGGAAGAAAATGATGAATGGATGTTGACTGTTGTGTTTGGTCCCAGGAGATATCCAGGAGCTTTATGAAACCAGCCTGAAACCAGGACATGCCGCTGCCTTCTCGGATGACTGTGATTCAGCATCTGCGAAGGGCTTTGTTCGAGGGGCTGGAAATCAGGTATGCACCTCTTAGCTCTGCACAGATAGAGGTCATTACAAGGCTGGTTTCCCATACATAGTTCAAACCATGACTTACGCTAACTATCTTCAATGATGATCTCTGCGGAAACGGCCATGGAAAAATCCATCcgaaaacactttaacacagtttaaaaaaacagctattggcaatgcaCCTTACATTTCTGGGTTCAATTTGTTGTTCGGGGTGTATTCTTCTTATTCCAGAGGATAACAGGCTAAATGTAGACAATGTAAcgtcacgttgagatatttccagcgcagctacaatgcagtttaatagcagaaaaatgttcCACTGTCTAAAATAtgaacagtaaacgtcaggttttggtgtcagtccctcagaatcaaagtgCAAGGGCTTCTTTGTAGACTCATTTTGcgccgacattcaacaatcatacagggagcaATCTGTCATAGAAGAGGTAGAGATACTGATATCAGATATTTTCCCACCCATATTGGCTGATACCGATATGCATTTTTGCAAGAATCTTAGTACAAATGCAGGTGCAAAACAGATTAAACTTTTCAGACATGTCTTCTTATCATCTTAAGATAATTGTTTTTTCAACAAAAGACCAtgttagttttattctgttgctaattTGATAGTTGTATTAAGTGACAAAGTGGCACAAAAATGCCAAATATcagcagtaaaaataatatagGACTGATACCAATATTGCTTTTCAATGCTGAT
This DNA window, taken from Centroberyx gerrardi isolate f3 chromosome 5, fCenGer3.hap1.cur.20231027, whole genome shotgun sequence, encodes the following:
- the glt8d1 gene encoding glycosyltransferase 8 domain-containing protein 1, producing the protein MTLRRVNVVILVLLAVAFLIIVQRNLLNLNDFLQRENPDAVPGVILPFEAELSPDLRLESARTGEEIPVVITAAEERLGAVVAAMNSVYQNSKANVVFNIVTLNDTVDHLNVWLSKTRLNNVKYKIIVFKPETVSGKMSKDPKRLETVKPLTFARFYLPAYIPDAEKAIYLDDDVIVQGDIQELYETSLKPGHAAAFSDDCDSASAKGFVRGAGNQNNYIGFLDFKKEAIKKLGMRANTCSFNPGVIIANMTEWKNQNITRQLERWMELNAQEDLYSKTLADSITTPPLLIVFYKHHSTIDPMWHVRHLGSTGAGNRYSPQFVKAAKLLHWNGHYKPWGRTSSFSDVWDKWYIPDPTGKFHPVRRHTGDK